The following are encoded together in the Verrucomicrobiota bacterium genome:
- a CDS encoding glycosyltransferase family 2 protein has translation MTGKKTYIVVSPVRNEAKHLPLTIDSMLAQTIRPVLWVIVNDGSKDETGQIAEAAAKSNPWIKVVSRPDRGFRKAGGGVVEAFYAGYRLIEDQAWDYLVKLDGDLSFSPDYFEKCFARFEEHARLGIAGGTICRVTDGGTEPEAKADPKFHVRGATKIYRSACWDGIGGLIPAPGWDTLDEIKANMLGWETRTLPDLHVIHHRPTGAAYGTWNDRVKAGLANYISGYHPLFMLLKCAKRTAERPYLIGGLGLLYGFVKGYLRRIGQVEDKALIRYLRQQQMNRLLGRKSLWG, from the coding sequence ATGACTGGAAAAAAAACCTACATCGTTGTGAGTCCGGTTCGGAACGAGGCCAAGCATCTGCCGCTTACGATCGATTCGATGCTGGCCCAAACCATCAGACCTGTCCTTTGGGTTATCGTTAATGACGGTTCCAAGGACGAAACGGGCCAAATCGCAGAGGCGGCGGCAAAGTCGAATCCCTGGATCAAGGTCGTCAGCCGCCCTGATCGCGGCTTTCGAAAAGCCGGAGGCGGCGTGGTTGAAGCATTCTATGCAGGATATCGCCTGATTGAGGATCAGGCCTGGGACTACCTGGTTAAGCTGGACGGCGATCTTTCATTCAGCCCTGATTATTTCGAGAAATGCTTTGCGCGCTTCGAAGAGCATGCGCGTCTGGGAATTGCCGGCGGAACGATCTGTCGCGTGACGGATGGGGGTACCGAGCCGGAGGCCAAAGCGGATCCGAAATTCCACGTCCGGGGAGCAACCAAGATCTACCGGTCAGCGTGCTGGGACGGAATCGGTGGCCTCATTCCGGCCCCCGGGTGGGATACGCTGGACGAAATCAAAGCGAACATGCTCGGCTGGGAAACGCGCACCCTGCCCGACCTCCACGTAATTCACCATCGGCCAACCGGAGCCGCCTACGGAACCTGGAATGATCGGGTGAAGGCGGGTTTGGCCAACTATATCTCGGGTTATCACCCGCTGTTCATGTTGCTGAAATGTGCAAAGCGTACCGCCGAGCGGCCATACCTTATCGGCGGCCTCGGGCTTTTGTACGGTTTTGTAAAGGGCTATTTGCGACGGATCGGTCAGGTCGAAGACAAAGCTTTGATCCGGTACCTTCGTCAGCAGCAGATGAATCGCCTGCTGGGCCGCAAAAGTCTCTGGGGTTAA